Genomic window (Deltaproteobacteria bacterium):
GCATCGGCGAAGACACGGAGTAGATGGTTCTCGACGGCATCGGGCTTTCGTACAGTTTCTTCCACGCCGACCCGTCCCAATGCCAGATGACCCCGCGTCGGTTGGAACCCTGGCCGGTCTCCCCACTAGCCCAGAGATCATTCGCCGTCCCAGAGAGGGAATACATCCAGTCGCCGCCACATCCGCCCAGGTCATGCCAGGCCGTGCCGTCGTACGACTTCACGTGGACCACCTGCTCGGGCATCTGATCGACGAGAAAGGCCGCCTTGGCGGGGCCGAGCGAGATGCCGGATCCGACCATTCCGCCAAGGTCCAACTTCGTCCACGCGGAACCATCCCAATGCCAGAGGTCGCCGTACACGAACCACACGTCGCGTGAGCCGCTGCCCAGGGCCGCTCCGGAAAATCCTGCGAAGTACGCGGCGGGCGCGACAAATGACCACCGCCTTCCGTCGAATCGGTAGATGTCGTTGTTCGTAGCCATTCCCCACAAGTCGCTCGCGCGCTCGCCGCCCATCGCGATGATGCCCGCCGTGGTCGTTGCGACGGCTGCGGTCGCGGAGAGACTGATCCGTGAAATGGTCTCGTGCGTGATGCCGACGAGGTCGTGGCCGAGAGCCGCCATCTCCGACTGCTCCGGATGATCAGGCAGGAGCGTCGTCCATTTCGCGCCGTCATAATGCGACCTGCCATTCGTCCAGACGTCGTTGGCGCCAAAAGTCCAGATGGCCCCGACGCCCCCCTCAAAATGGACCGGACAAAGGCCGTCGCAATTGTCGGCCTGGACGAACCCCTCCGACGTCCACCGCGTTCCGTCGAAGTGCGCGCGTGTCCCGTTCGGGTTCATGCCTCCGCTGCGACCGGTCGTCCAGATGTCGTCCGGGCCGCTCGCGGCGAGGTGGACGGTCCAGCCACCCCCCAATCCTTCCTTGAGCCAGGTGCTCCCGTTCCAGCGCTGCGTTCCGTCGCTGCTGACGGCGAAGGCGTTGTCGCGGGAAAATGCGACGACTCGGGCCCCGGGAACGTTATGGTAGTACGGATCGGACACCGCCGGCGTCCACCCTGGTGATGTCGTAAAAGCGCTGCCGTCCCAATGCAGCACGACGGCCGCTCCCACGGCCCAGACGTCATCCGCGCCGACGCCAGCGACGCTGGTCAGATTGTCGGAGACGCCGCTCGGGACCTGCGTCCATTGCTTGCCATCCCAATGCAGGGCGACGCCACCATTTCCCACCGCCCACGCTTCGTCGGAACCGTGCGTCCAGACGGCGCGCAGCGTCGCCCGCGTCGGCGTGCGAGTGACGTTCCATCGCGCGCCGTCCCAGTGAAGCGCCATGCCGCTGGTTCCGACCGCCCAACCATTGCGAGCGTCGGATCCCGAGATCCCCGTGAGGTCGTTTCCAATCGGCGCGTTCAGCTGGCAGAACCCCGACGTGTCGCAGCCCGCGTACACGCCGGCAAGGTTGCCGCGCAAAGACGGCGGCAACTCGTCGCTGGACGCGGCGCCGGGTACCGGATCGTCAAGTTGCCCCGCATCGGTGATGTCTGGGATCCCGCCGTCACCCTGCTGATAACCAGCAAAGCGAGACGTATTGCAGCCCCCAACAAGACACGCCGCAGCCGCGAGCCACGCAATGCGCACGCGTTCCCCCCCCCCGATGCGCGCGAATCTAGCCATCGAGGGAAGCGAAGGGGTGTCGAAGATCAGACGAATTTCGCGGCCTAGCGGCCCACTGACTTCCAGCGTGGCGGCGGCGGCGTGACGACCTGCGATCCGCGGAAACGACCCGGGTCGATACCGTACTTGCGCACCTTGTAGCCCATGATCCGCTCGGTGGTGCCGAGCAGGCGCGCCGCCTTGGCGCGGTTCCCGCGCGCGCTCTTCAGCGCGTCGACGATGAGGTCCTTCTCGTACTGCTCCACCGAGTCGGACAGCGACGTGTGCATCACGGTGCCGGACGCTTCCGCCGTCTGCAGCGTGGGCGGTAGGTGGTGACCGTGGATCACCTGCCCATCGCAGGTGAGCACCGCCCGCTCGAGGATGTTCTCCAGCTCGCGCACGTTGCCCGGCCAGTGGTAGCTCACGAGCATGTCGATGGCCGGCGTGGAGATGCGGCGGATCTGGCGCTTGTGCTGGCGGGCGTACTTGGCGAGGAAGTGGTCCGCGAGCAGCATGATGTCCGGTTTGCGGTCGCGCAGGGGCGGGACGAAGATCGAGAAGACGTTGAGGCGGTAGTAGAGGTCCTCGCGGAACTGCCGTTCGCTGATGCTCGCCTCCAGATCGCGGTTGGTGGCCGCGACGAGGCGAACGTCGGCACGCACCGTCTCGGTGCCGCCGAGCCGCTCGAACTCACGTTCCTGGAGAACCCGCAGGAGCTTCACCTGGCTGGGGAGCGGGATCTCGCCGATCTCGTCGAGGAAGAGAGTGCCGCCTTCCGCCAGCTCGAACCGGCCCTGCTTGCGCTGCTGCGCGCCGGTGAAGGCGCCGCGCTCGTACCCGAACAATTCCGCCTCGATCAACGTGTCCGGAAGCGCCGCGCAGCTCACGCGGATGAAGGGCTTCGCCGCGCGCGGCGAGTTGTAGTGGATGGCGTGGGCGATCAGCTCCTTGCCGGTGCCCGACTCACCGCGGACCAGGACGGTAGTGTTGGTCTGCGCCACCTGCGCGATCTGCTCGTAGACCTGCCGCATCGGGCCGCTGGTGCCGACGATGTTCGACAGATCGTAGCGCTCTTCCAGCTCCTGCCGCAGATGGCTGTTCTCCGCGAGCAGGCGGTTGCGCTCCGCCTCGATGGTGCGATTGGCGCGGAGGGACTGGGCGATCATGGAGGCGACGACGGAAAGGAACTGCGCGTCGGCCTGGTAGTCGCGGTTGGCGTCGAAGGGGAAGTCGACGGCGAGCGCGCCGGCCGGCTTGCGCTCGAGAAGGATGGGGACGCAGACCAGGCTCCACTCGGTAGAGCCCGAGCGACGCTGGAAGGCGCGGTTCATCACCAGCGGTTCCCGTCCGGTGGCCGGGATCACGATGGGCCGCCCGCTCTGCACCACCTTGCCGACTACACCTTCGCCGACCTTGTATCGGGCGCGAAGCCCGTCTGCGGGAATGCCCACCGCAGCCTCGACGCCGATCTCGATGGTGGACTCGTCGAGGAGGAAGACGGCGGCGCGGACGGTGCCGCGATGCTGCTCGAGCTTCTCGAGCACCCGCTCGAGCGAGCCGCGCAGCTCGGGACCGCTGGCGAGGGTCTTTCCAATCTCGGAGAGGACCGAGAGGAAACGGATGTCCGTGCGTGCTTCGCTGGCTGCTGCCACGGCCACGGACGAACGGTTAGCAGCGACGAAAATGTCTGGCACTTCCCATGAAGATACGCCTTTGTAGGATCGCCAACCCGGACCCGACTTCCCTCGGAGAACGGCATGCTCCGGCCACCGCGATGCGTCTCTCGGGTGTTCGGACCAAGCCCGTCGCACCATACCGACACTTTTGTCTCAATCTTGGTCATTTCCGACGAAATCGTGCGCCGATCCTGTAGGGCGGGATTTCCACTGCAGCGGCGCGCGTGGCGGCTAAAGTGGTCCTGCGTTTGCACGCTTTGCGCTCAGCACCAGCGGCGGACTCCCCGCCGCAAGGAGGAAGAATGCCGATTGCGGCCCTCGACAAGGGCGACACCGCGTGGGTTCTCATCTGCTCCGCATTCGTCCTCTTGATGACGATGCCCGGTCTCGCGCTCTTCTACGGCGGGATGGTCCGGCAGCGGAACGTGCTCTCCACGCTGGTGCAGTCGCTCGCCGCACTCTGCGTCATCTCCTTGCAGTGGGTGCTGTTCGGATACTCGCTCGCGTTCGGGCCCGACAAGGGCGGGCTGATCGGCGGCCTGGAGTGGGTCGGGCTGCGCGGCGTCGGTCCCGGGCCATCGGGTTACGCGCCGACGATCCCGCACCAGGCCTTCATGCTCTTCCAGATGATGTTCGCGGTGATCACCCCCGCGCTGATCACCGGCGCCTTCGCCGAGCGGAAGCGATTCGCCGCCTACCTTCTCTTCATCATCCTCTGGTCCACGCTGGTCTACGACCCGCTCGCGCACTGGGTCTGGGCGGAGGGCGGTTTCCTCCGCAAGCTGGGCGCGCTCGACTTCGCCGGCGGCACCGTCGTCCACCTCTCCTCCGGCACTTCCGCGCTGGTCTGCGCGCTGATGATCGGCAAACGGAGAGGCTATCCGCACACTCCGATGCCGCCCCACAACCTGCCGCTGACGCTGATCGGCGCGGGGCTGCTCTGGTTCGGCTGGTTCGGGTTCAATGCAGGCAGCGCGTTGGAGGCGTCCGGGGTCGCCGCCAGCGCGTTCCTCACCACCAACACCGGGGCGGCGGCGGCCGCGCTGGGCTGGATGGCGGCGGAGTGGAAGCTGCGAGGCAAACCGACGGCGCTCGGCACGGCATCCGGCGCGGTCGCGGGCCTCGTGGCCATCACTCCGGCCTGCGGCTTTGTCGGCCCCCTGGCCGCGATGGTGATCGGCGGCGTGGCCGGAATCCTCTGCTTCGCCGGCTGCCATCTCAAGGCGCGGCTCGGGTACGACGACTCGCTCGACGTGGTCGGCGTCCACGGCGTGGGCGGCACCTGGGGCGCGCTGGCCACCGGACTGTTCGCCTGGAAAGCAGTGAACGGCGGCGGCGCGGACGGACTGTTCCACGGAAACCCCGGCCAATTCTGGACGCAGCTCGTAGCGGTGCTCGCGACCATCCTGCTGGCCGCACCGATGACGTTCGTGATCCTGAAGGTCGTCGATGCGTTGGTTGGCATCCGCGTCAGCTCGGACGACGAAGTGACCGGCCTCGACCTTTCACAGCATTCCGAGAACGCATACGCCCTCGGCGGCTCGATCGTCGGCGAGCACGTCGGCGGCGCCCCCCGCGAAGAGCTCTCCCGGCGGAGCAGCAGCAGCGCCTTGATGAGCGCGCTGGGGAAGAGCTGAGGCAAGGATGAAGAAGATCGAGGCCATCATCCGTCCCTCCAAGCTCGACGAGGTGAAGGAGGCGCTCAACTCTGTCGGCGTGAGCGGAATGACGGTGAGCGAGGTGAAAGGCTTCGGCCGCCAGAAGGGCCACAAGGAGCTGTATCGCGGGGCGGAGTACATCGTGGACTTCGTCCCGAAGATCAAGGTGGAGGTCGTGGTCCAGGACGACTTCGTCGGGCAGGCCATCGACGCCATCGAGCGCAGCGCCAAGACGGGCAACCTCGGGGATGGGAAGATCTTCGTCGTCGAGGTGGTGGAGGCAGTGCGGCTCCGGACCGGAGAGCGGGGGAACCTTGCGCTCTGACCGTTTCACGGACGGGCTCGATTCTGATCGTCGCCGTCGCTCCCCGGCCCCGGCCGAGTCGCCCGGGCCGAAGGCATGTCCGCCCTTTCAAGATGATTGGGCGGACATTCATTCTCTGGCGGCGCGGCCAACGTAGCCGCGACCGGCGTCATGCGGTGACGGGCGTGTCAGACCCCACCCGTACGCTGCGGATCATGAAGGCGATCCAACAGGAGCTCCCGCTTCCGCGCTGGGGAGGCGCCCGCAAAGGCGCGGGCCGGAAGCGGAAATCTCCGCGCAAGAACGTTCAGCACCGGCCGCGAAAGAAGTTCCGCCAAGGCGCGCTACACGTCACCGTTCGCGTGCGCCGCGAAGTCTGGAATCTGCGCACGCATCGATGCTTCCGTGCACTGAAGCGCGCATTCGCCGCCGGATGCGAAAAGTTCGGCTATCGGCTCGTCCAATTCTCCGTGCAGGGCAACCACATCCACATGATCGTCGAGGCTCCCGACGTGGTCGCGCTTGGCCGGGCAATGAAGGGACTCGAGGTGCGGATGGCGAGGTCGCTGAACAAAGTGATGTCGCGCCGCGGCCCCGTCTTTGCCGATCGCTACCACGTGCACCTGCTTCGCTCTCCGCGCGAGGCGTTCCACGCCATCCGGTACGTGCTCGACAACTGGGCCATCCACGGAGCTCGCGAAAAGCAGATCCCGCCCGAAGGGCCGGATCCGCGGTGCTCCGCCTGGCCGGACGACCAGGGCCCACGGCTCGTCGCCAAAGCGCAGTGGTGGCTCCTTTGCGTGGGTGCCCATCGCGCGGCGTGCCGACTCGGGACTCCCAAGTTCGCGGCGCGCGCTCTCGCCATTTAGCGGGAAGGTGCCAAGGCACGTGCGACGCGTGGACGCTGAGTAAAAGGAACGGCAGCGCCCGGCCTTGCTGCTACTGTTCGCAGCCATGGCGACGATTCTCGAGTTGATTTCTATTGCGACGGGGTTCGCCGGGGCGTTGTTCTGGTTCCTCTCGGCCAGCGGCAAGGTCCCTCTAATGCTGCAGTACTGGGATCGCGCGCCAGCAACTGACCCTTTCTATCAGTCGTTTTTCTACAGCGTGCAGATGAACAAGATTGCCGCCGCATTGACGGGAGTCTCCGTCCTTGCTGCGGCTGCAGCAAAGTTGCTCGAAAGGCGCACCCGCGTCGGAACCGTGTGAGGCTTGATAGCGGAATGAACTCCGGCTCCTTACGGAGAGGGTCGGACGGCGATAGGTGTCCCGCCCTTTCAAGTCGCCAATGCCGGCGATTGGCGTAAACATGTTGCGTGCACGCTGCATCCTCGTCCCGGGAGGCTGATGCTGCTGGCGCTCGTCCTCGCCGAAGTTGTAGCCGCCGAGGCGGCGCTGCCGCGGCCACGCATCCGGGAGTGGGGCGTGCGGGTCGGAATCCTCGAGAGCGGCCCGCTGAATTCGATCACCGACGTGGCCGGGGTTCGGGTCGGGCATGCGACCGTGGTGCGCGGCGAGCCGCTTCCGTCCGTCAACACCGGAGTCACGGTCGTGCTGCCGCACGCCGGAAACATCTTCCGCGAGAAGGTGGCTGCCGCGGTCGTGGTTGGAAATGCCTTCGGCAAGCTCGCTGGCGCGCTTCAAGTCAACGAACTGGGCGAGCTGGAGTCCCCGGTCGTGCTCACGTGTACGCTCTGTGTCGGCAAAGCCTGGGACGCGACCGCCGCCTGGCTTCTCTCCCTGCCCGGGAACGAGGAGGTCCGCTCGGTGAACCCGCTGATTGCGGAGACCAACGATGGCACCCTCAACGACATCCGGCAGCGCCCGATTGCCGCGAGCGACATATTGGAGGCACTGCGCAGCGCGAAGGAGGGCCCCGTCGAGGAAGGCAGCGTGGGCGCGGGGCGCGGGACCGTGGCCTTCGGCTGGAAGGGCGGAATCGGGACGTCGAGCCGCAGGCTGACGAAGAAGCTGGGAGGCTGGACGCTCGGCGCTCTCGTCCAAAGCAATTTCGGAGGCATCCTGACCATCGCGGGTGCGCCGGTGGGCCTGGAGCTGGGGAGGTATTTTCTCGAGGGGGAAACCGGGAGCATCGTCGTGGTGATCGCCACCGACGCACCGCTGGACCACCGCGAGCTCGAGCGGGTGGGCCGGCGCGCACTGCTTGGGGTGGGTCGCACGGGAAGTCCGATGACCAATGGCTCCGGAGACTTCGTGATCGCCTTTTCCACCGCTCGAGGCTCGGCGCCGCTGCCCAACGATGCGCTTTCACCGCTCTTCGAGGCGACCGTCGAAGCCACTGAGGAGGCGATCTACAATTCCCTCTTCCGCGCCACTACCGTGCGCAGCGCCCGCCGGACCGTCGAGGCGTTACCGCTGGAACGCGTTCGCGAGATCCTGCAGCGCCACGGTATTGCGGTCCGGTAAGCTCATCGACCCATGGCGAACGAAGAGCAGAACCGGATCTGGAACGAAGTCAACGCGCCGCGCTTCCTCGCCCTCCGCGGCGAGTTGGAGAAGGCCTTGGCGCCGTTCGGTCGGGCAGCCATCGACGCGCTCGCGCCGGCCAGAGGCGATTCCGCGCTGGACGTCGGATGTGGCTTCGGCGCGACGACCACCGATCTGGCCTTCCGGGTCGGCCCTTCCGGACGCGTCCTCGGCGTCGACGTCTGCGAGCCCTTTCTCGCCGCGGCGCGCGCCGAAGCGCCCGCCAACGTCCGATACCTGAGCGCCGATGCGCAGACCCAGGCCTTCGACACGGCCTTCGATCTCTGCTTCTCCCGCTTCGGCGTGATGTTCTTCGACGACCCGCCCGCCGCCTTCGCCAACCTGCGCCGCGCCCTGCGCCCTGGCGGCCGATTTGCCGCCGTGGTCTGGGCACCAGCGCGGCAGAACGCATGGGTGGAAGTGCCGCTCCGCGTTGTCACCGCTTACCTGCCGCCCCCGCCACCCACGTCGGGGCCGGGACCGTTCTCGCTCTCCGATCCCGCTCTCCTGGAGCAGCTGCTCGCGGGAGCCGGATTCTCGCGACCGCGCGTCACACCCTTGAGCTTGCCGTACCCCTCGGGCGCGACGGTCGAAGCCGCCGCGCGCCTGCTCCTCCAACTCGGCCCTTCGGCGGCAATCCTCCGCGACGCCGGCGAAGCGACCGAACGCCTCCGCCCGGTGATCGAAGCCGATCTGCGCGCCGCGCTCGTACCCTTCGCGACACCGCGCGGCATCGAGCTCCCGGCGATGGCGCTGGTCGCGACCGCGTCACGAGACGCCTCGGCATAGGCGCCCTTCCCGGCGGGCCCCGAATTTTGTACTCAGCAGGTATGACCGCCGCGATTGCCGCCCTTCTGGTGGCCGCCGGTACGCCGGCGACCGATGCCTATCTCGATCAGACCCGCACGCGCTGGGAGCAAGTCGCGAGACAGATCTGGGAGTTCTCCGAGCCCGCCCTGCAGGAGACGAAGTCCGCGGGAATGATGGCGGACCTGCTCGAGAAGGAGGACTTCAAGATCGCGCGCAACGTCGGCGGGATGCCGACGGCATTCGTGGCCACCGCCGGTTCCGGCTCGCCCGTCGTCGGCATCCTCGCCGAGTACGACGCGCTCCCCGGCCTCTCGCAGCAGGCCGGCGAGGCGAAAAAGGATCCGCGCACGCCCGATGCGCCGGGGCACGGCTGCGGGCACAACCTGCTCGGAACCTCCGCTGTCGCCGCCGCTGTCGCCGCGAACCAAGCGCGCATCTCGCAGAAGCTGCCCGGCACCATCAAGGTCTTCGGAACGCCCGCCGAGGAGATCCTGATCGGCAAGACCTTCATGATCATGGCCGGCGCTTTCAAGGACACCGATGTCGTCCTGTCCTGGCACCCCGACGACAAGAACCAGATCTCCAACGGGACCCGGCTGGCGCTGACCGCCACGGAAGTAGAGTTCTTCGGCAAGACAGCGCACGCCGCTGCGTCGCCGTGGCTCGGCCGCAGCGCCCTCGATGCGCTGGAATTGTTCGAGCACGGGATGTCGCTGATGCGCGAGCACATCCAGCCCACGGCGCGGATCCACCGCGTGATCAAGGACGGCGGCAAGGTGGCGAACGTGATCCCCGACTACTCCAAGGTGCAGGTCTGGCTGCGCGACAAGAACATTGCCAGCGTGGAGGAGATGATCGGACGCATGCGCAAGGCGGCCGACGGCGCGGCGCTCGGGACGGAGACCCGGGCCAAGGTCAGCGTGCTCGCCTCGGTCCGGGATCCCTTCAGCAACGCAGTCCTGGGAAAGGTGATGCAGACCGAGCTCGATCGAGTGGGGCCACCGCGCTTCGACGACAAGGACCAGACCTTCGCGAAGGCACTGCAGAAGGAAATCGGCGTACCGCAGGCGGGCCTCGCGACGGAAGTGATCCCGTTCGGTCCCGGCCACGGCAGCACTGCGTCCTCGGACATCGGCGAAGTCAGCGCCGTGGTCCCGCTCGCGGAGCTGAACGTCGCCGCCCGTCCGCTCGGCACCGCTTCGCACCACTGGTCGCAGACTTCCTGCGCCGCGCACCCGCTCGGATTCAAGGGGATGCACGTAGCAGCGAAGGTGCTGGGCGCGTCGCTCGTCGATCTCCTCACCGGTCCGCAGGCGGTCGCGCAGGCAAAGCAGGAGTTCGCCAGGTCGACGCAGGGAAAACCCTACGTCAGCCCGCTCGCCGCAGATGCCAAACCGCAGGTCTTCTGATGGTCGACTTCCGCTGGCTGATTCCCGAACGCTTCAACATGGGCGCCGACGTCGCCGATCGCCATCGAGGCGCGCTGGCGCTCGTCGAGATCGAGCCGTCCGGCAAGACGCGCGAGCTGACCTTCGACGCCATCTCCGCCCTCTCCAACCGGCTGGCGAACGTACTGGTCGCGCGCGGACTTCGGCGGGGCGATCGCATCGCCATCCTGCTCCCGCAGCGTCACGAGACCGCCGTCGCACACGCCGCGGCCTGGAAGGCGGGAATGATCTCCGTCCCCCTCTTCACGCTTTTCGGCGAGGAGGCGCTCGAGTTCAGGCTGCAGAACAGCGGCGCCCGCGCCATCGTCACCGACCGGGAGCAACTTCCCAAGCTCACGCGGCTGCGCCATGCGTTGCCCGACTTGAAGACGGTGCTCTGCGTCGACGGAGAAGCGGAAGGCGCCCTCGATCTGCACGCTCTGGCTGCGCAGGCGTCGGATCGATTCCAGATCGTCGACACCAGCGCTGAAGATCCGGCGCTGATCATCTACACCAGCGGCACCACCGGCCAGCCGAAGGGCGCGCTCCACGCCCACCGCACCCTGCTCGGTCACCTCCCGGGCGTCGAGTACCCGCACGACGGTTTCCCCAAACCCGGCGACCGCTTCTGGACGCCTGCGGACTGGGCCTGGATCGGCGGGCTGTTCGACGTGGTGATGCCCGCCTGGCATCACGGGATCACCGTCGTCGCTCACCGGCCGCGCAAGTTCGATCCCGGCGAAGCCATGCGGCTGATGGCGCGTCACGAGGTTCGCAACGTCTTCATGCCGCCGACGGCGCTGAAGCTGCTCCGCGCCTCCGGCGCCCGCGATCCCGGCGTTCGCCTCCGCAGCCTCGCCTCTGGCGGCGAGAGCCTCGGCGAGGAGCTGATCGAGTGGGGACGCAGCACGCTGGGTCTGACCATCAACGAATTCTACGGACAGACCGAATGCAACCTGGTGGTGGGAAACGGCGCCGAGCTTCCACCGGTACGGCCCGGTTGGACCGGCACCGCCATTCCGGGGCACACCGTGGCGATCGTGGACGAGCAGGGTCGCGAGCTGCCCGCGGGCGAGTTGGGGAGCATCGCGTACAAGCGACCCGACCCGGTGATGTTCCTCGAGTACTGGCGCAACGAGAGCGCTACGCGCGCCAAGTTCCGCGGCGACTGGCTGGTCAGCGGCGACCTCGGCTTGCGCGACGAAGCCGGATACTTCCGCTTCGTCGGACGCGACGACGACCTGATCACCAGCGGCGGCTACCGCATCGGCCCGGGCGAGATCGAGGCCTGCCTCACCCGCCATCCCGCCGTGGCGCTCGCTGCAGTGGTCGGTGAGCCCGATCCCGTCCGCACCGAAGTGGTGAAGGCCGTCATCGTCCTCAAGCAAGGGTTCACGCCGGGCGACGCGCTCAAGGCGGAGCTCCAGGAGCACGTGCGCTCCCGGCTCGCCGCGCACGAATATCCCCGCATCGTCGAGTTCGTGAAGGAGCTGCCGCTCACGGCGACGGGCAAGATCATCCGGCGGGCGCTGCGCTCGCCGAAGAAGGCCTGAGGGTGCTGCCATGCCGCATCTGCAGTTCGACCTGAGCTTCACGCCGAGCCCGGAACAGAAGACCCGCTTCGCCTCCGCTATCGTGGAGCACTTCGCGCGAGTGATGGATACCGGGAGCGATCACATCGCAGTTTCCCTTCGCTGTGGGGCTCGCGGGGACCTGACCTTCGGCCGCGCGGAGGACCCCACCCAGGGGATCGCGTTCCTCAATGCCGACCTCCGGCGTGGTCGGACGCCCGACCAGAAACGCCTGTTCGCGCTGGCCGCCATAGAGGAGCTGGAGCGCACGCTCGGCGTTCCGCGCGCCGCCGTGTACGTCATCTTCACCGAGCACGACGGTCCCGACTTCCAGATGCACGACGGCGTTCTGCCCTCCTGGTCAGCGGGAGAGAATCCGTTGGAGAATTTGCGTTAGCCGCGTTGCGCCCGAGGCAGCCACGCCAGCGCCTCGTCCATGTCGCCGCGCGGGCGGTACTCGAGCCCGACGCTGCCGCGATAGCCGAGCTCGTCGAGATCACGGAGGAGCTCAGGAATCGGCTGCTTTCCGGTGCCGGGCTGATTCCGTCCGGGCACGTCTGCAACCTGCACGTGCGCGACGAGCGATGAATACCGCCGCAGCGCCGCGCGCGCGTCCGCCCCCGCCATTCCCACGTGGTACTGGTCGAGCTGAAGCCGCACCGACGGCGTTCCCGCCGCTTCCACCAGCGCCGCGGCGCGATCGACCGTGTCGGCGAAGTAGCCAGGCATGTCGACGGAGTTGATCGCTTCCACCAGCAGTGTCGCCCCGATCTCCTGCGCCAGCGGCACCGCCGCGCGCAGGTTGGCGACCGCCGTCCGCTCCGCGTCGCCCCGCGATACACCTGGCGGCGGAATTCCCGCGAGCGCATTGAGCAGCCGCGTTC
Coding sequences:
- a CDS encoding GAF domain-containing protein produces the protein MVRRAWSEHPRDASRWPEHAVLRGKSGPGWRSYKGVSSWEVPDIFVAANRSSVAVAAASEARTDIRFLSVLSEIGKTLASGPELRGSLERVLEKLEQHRGTVRAAVFLLDESTIEIGVEAAVGIPADGLRARYKVGEGVVGKVVQSGRPIVIPATGREPLVMNRAFQRRSGSTEWSLVCVPILLERKPAGALAVDFPFDANRDYQADAQFLSVVASMIAQSLRANRTIEAERNRLLAENSHLRQELEERYDLSNIVGTSGPMRQVYEQIAQVAQTNTTVLVRGESGTGKELIAHAIHYNSPRAAKPFIRVSCAALPDTLIEAELFGYERGAFTGAQQRKQGRFELAEGGTLFLDEIGEIPLPSQVKLLRVLQEREFERLGGTETVRADVRLVAATNRDLEASISERQFREDLYYRLNVFSIFVPPLRDRKPDIMLLADHFLAKYARQHKRQIRRISTPAIDMLVSYHWPGNVRELENILERAVLTCDGQVIHGHHLPPTLQTAEASGTVMHTSLSDSVEQYEKDLIVDALKSARGNRAKAARLLGTTERIMGYKVRKYGIDPGRFRGSQVVTPPPPRWKSVGR
- a CDS encoding ammonium transporter — translated: MPIAALDKGDTAWVLICSAFVLLMTMPGLALFYGGMVRQRNVLSTLVQSLAALCVISLQWVLFGYSLAFGPDKGGLIGGLEWVGLRGVGPGPSGYAPTIPHQAFMLFQMMFAVITPALITGAFAERKRFAAYLLFIILWSTLVYDPLAHWVWAEGGFLRKLGALDFAGGTVVHLSSGTSALVCALMIGKRRGYPHTPMPPHNLPLTLIGAGLLWFGWFGFNAGSALEASGVAASAFLTTNTGAAAAALGWMAAEWKLRGKPTALGTASGAVAGLVAITPACGFVGPLAAMVIGGVAGILCFAGCHLKARLGYDDSLDVVGVHGVGGTWGALATGLFAWKAVNGGGADGLFHGNPGQFWTQLVAVLATILLAAPMTFVILKVVDALVGIRVSSDDEVTGLDLSQHSENAYALGGSIVGEHVGGAPREELSRRSSSSALMSALGKS
- a CDS encoding P-II family nitrogen regulator, whose product is MKKIEAIIRPSKLDEVKEALNSVGVSGMTVSEVKGFGRQKGHKELYRGAEYIVDFVPKIKVEVVVQDDFVGQAIDAIERSAKTGNLGDGKIFVVEVVEAVRLRTGERGNLAL
- a CDS encoding P1 family peptidase; amino-acid sequence: MLLALVLAEVVAAEAALPRPRIREWGVRVGILESGPLNSITDVAGVRVGHATVVRGEPLPSVNTGVTVVLPHAGNIFREKVAAAVVVGNAFGKLAGALQVNELGELESPVVLTCTLCVGKAWDATAAWLLSLPGNEEVRSVNPLIAETNDGTLNDIRQRPIAASDILEALRSAKEGPVEEGSVGAGRGTVAFGWKGGIGTSSRRLTKKLGGWTLGALVQSNFGGILTIAGAPVGLELGRYFLEGETGSIVVVIATDAPLDHRELERVGRRALLGVGRTGSPMTNGSGDFVIAFSTARGSAPLPNDALSPLFEATVEATEEAIYNSLFRATTVRSARRTVEALPLERVREILQRHGIAVR
- a CDS encoding class I SAM-dependent methyltransferase → MANEEQNRIWNEVNAPRFLALRGELEKALAPFGRAAIDALAPARGDSALDVGCGFGATTTDLAFRVGPSGRVLGVDVCEPFLAAARAEAPANVRYLSADAQTQAFDTAFDLCFSRFGVMFFDDPPAAFANLRRALRPGGRFAAVVWAPARQNAWVEVPLRVVTAYLPPPPPTSGPGPFSLSDPALLEQLLAGAGFSRPRVTPLSLPYPSGATVEAAARLLLQLGPSAAILRDAGEATERLRPVIEADLRAALVPFATPRGIELPAMALVATASRDASA
- a CDS encoding amidohydrolase; the protein is MGGSAAPRCHRLPAAPATHVGAGTVLALRSRSPGAAARGSRILATARHTLELAVPLGRDGRSRRAPAPPTRPFGGNPPRRRRSDRTPPPGDRSRSARRARTLRDTARHRAPGDGAGRDRVTRRLGIGALPGGPRILYSAGMTAAIAALLVAAGTPATDAYLDQTRTRWEQVARQIWEFSEPALQETKSAGMMADLLEKEDFKIARNVGGMPTAFVATAGSGSPVVGILAEYDALPGLSQQAGEAKKDPRTPDAPGHGCGHNLLGTSAVAAAVAANQARISQKLPGTIKVFGTPAEEILIGKTFMIMAGAFKDTDVVLSWHPDDKNQISNGTRLALTATEVEFFGKTAHAAASPWLGRSALDALELFEHGMSLMREHIQPTARIHRVIKDGGKVANVIPDYSKVQVWLRDKNIASVEEMIGRMRKAADGAALGTETRAKVSVLASVRDPFSNAVLGKVMQTELDRVGPPRFDDKDQTFAKALQKEIGVPQAGLATEVIPFGPGHGSTASSDIGEVSAVVPLAELNVAARPLGTASHHWSQTSCAAHPLGFKGMHVAAKVLGASLVDLLTGPQAVAQAKQEFARSTQGKPYVSPLAADAKPQVF
- a CDS encoding AMP-dependent synthetase, which produces MVDFRWLIPERFNMGADVADRHRGALALVEIEPSGKTRELTFDAISALSNRLANVLVARGLRRGDRIAILLPQRHETAVAHAAAWKAGMISVPLFTLFGEEALEFRLQNSGARAIVTDREQLPKLTRLRHALPDLKTVLCVDGEAEGALDLHALAAQASDRFQIVDTSAEDPALIIYTSGTTGQPKGALHAHRTLLGHLPGVEYPHDGFPKPGDRFWTPADWAWIGGLFDVVMPAWHHGITVVAHRPRKFDPGEAMRLMARHEVRNVFMPPTALKLLRASGARDPGVRLRSLASGGESLGEELIEWGRSTLGLTINEFYGQTECNLVVGNGAELPPVRPGWTGTAIPGHTVAIVDEQGRELPAGELGSIAYKRPDPVMFLEYWRNESATRAKFRGDWLVSGDLGLRDEAGYFRFVGRDDDLITSGGYRIGPGEIEACLTRHPAVALAAVVGEPDPVRTEVVKAVIVLKQGFTPGDALKAELQEHVRSRLAAHEYPRIVEFVKELPLTATGKIIRRALRSPKKA
- a CDS encoding tautomerase, with translation MPHLQFDLSFTPSPEQKTRFASAIVEHFARVMDTGSDHIAVSLRCGARGDLTFGRAEDPTQGIAFLNADLRRGRTPDQKRLFALAAIEELERTLGVPRAAVYVIFTEHDGPDFQMHDGVLPSWSAGENPLENLR